A stretch of Actinomycetota bacterium DNA encodes these proteins:
- the rplJ gene encoding 50S ribosomal protein L10 has translation MVRAEKVAVVDQVREQLTSNPATLFTDYRGLTVPELAELRDRLREVGARYVVVKNTLAQIAARDAGYGDLDDVLTGPTALTYCADDPVSPAKALRDFARAHPELTFKGGILEGRFVDAAAAEKLADLESREELLGRFAGMLYASLANAASLFQAPLAQVARLVQALEDKGEQPAEDVDAAAEPPTAETPADQEEETPGEEPAAEPAAEETGPEADQEPQPAAAALPVDGARDTAAAVVGTVGETVAGSVEAAGSAVESAADSLAEVPEDAGEAVADAVEGAGDAAEDAVETAGEALESAAEAVGDAVRSATDSAADALRGPDAEEPEGPAS, from the coding sequence GTGGTCAGGGCCGAGAAGGTCGCGGTGGTCGATCAGGTTCGCGAGCAGCTGACGAGCAACCCGGCCACGCTGTTCACCGACTACCGCGGGTTGACGGTCCCCGAGCTCGCCGAGCTGCGGGACCGGCTCCGCGAGGTCGGTGCCCGCTACGTCGTCGTCAAGAACACCCTCGCGCAGATCGCGGCCCGCGATGCCGGCTACGGCGACCTGGACGACGTCCTGACCGGGCCAACAGCTCTGACCTACTGCGCCGACGACCCGGTTTCGCCGGCCAAGGCGCTCCGCGACTTCGCGCGCGCTCACCCGGAGCTCACGTTCAAGGGTGGCATCCTCGAGGGCCGGTTCGTCGACGCCGCGGCCGCCGAGAAGCTCGCCGACCTCGAGAGCCGCGAGGAGCTCCTGGGCCGGTTCGCCGGGATGCTGTACGCCTCGCTCGCCAACGCGGCCAGCCTCTTCCAGGCGCCGCTTGCACAGGTCGCCCGACTGGTTCAGGCCCTCGAGGACAAGGGAGAACAGCCGGCGGAGGATGTCGACGCTGCCGCGGAGCCACCCACGGCCGAGACGCCGGCTGACCAAGAGGAAGAGACGCCGGGCGAGGAGCCCGCTGCGGAGCCTGCCGCTGAGGAAACCGGACCGGAGGCCGACCAAGAGCCACAGCCGGCAGCTGCGGCACTCCCCGTCGATGGCGCGCGCGATACCGCGGCCGCTGTCGTGGGCACCGTCGGGGAAACCGTCGCTGGGTCCGTCGAGGCGGCCGGGAGCGCGGTCGAGTCGGCCGCCGATTCCCTCGCCGAGGTCCCGGAGGACGCCGGCGAGGCCGTCGCCGACGCCGTGGAGGGCGCTGGGGACGCCGCGGAGGACGCCGTCGAGACGGCCGGTGAGGCTCTCGAGTCCGCCGCCGAGGCGGTCGGCGACGCCGTGCGCAGCGCCACTGACTCCGCCGCAGACGCCCTCCGAGGGCCGGACGCCGAGGAGCCCGAGGGGCCGGCGTCCTGA